The stretch of DNA CAAGGACGCAAACAGAAGCTGAGGCTAGTGAATCAACTTTATGTGATATGCTCAATTTAGAACACTTGGATTTAAGAGATGTTCCTGTTCCAACAGATTTACAAGATTATGTAAGTTATGAATGGACTACGGGCGGCACCACCACCACAATAGACGCTCCCTCTTTCTATATTCTTGAAGATAATAGCAAACTGACTATAGAGTCTTGTGTTCAAATTTTTGATGCTGTTTTTATTGTGAAATACGGAGGAGAATTACATTATGATGCTACGCAGACTTATGGAAACTTTCAAATAATGGCAGAAAATGGAGGAACTATTTTTAATGAATTGATAACTGGGAATAAAAGCTGCCATGATTGTAGGTGCATGAACGAGTTTAACCATGACAATGGACTGGAAATAGGAAATGGCAAAATAGTAGATTGGACTTCAGGTATGCATATTCAAGGGCAAATTGTAGTTCGAAATGGCGGGAAGTTGACTATTAATGATGCACATATAGAGTTTGCCGATACAGATATAGTAGGAACTCCTACAGGGATTACAGTAGAAGCAGGTGGAACTCTGGAAATCTACAATAGTCGACTTACTTCTTTGTTGGGCAGATACTGTGGAAATGGTACTCAAATGTGGGATGGAATTAGACTCGTAGGAACTGGCGACGGGGCAAAAGATTTCGATGCTACCTTGATTGTAGAGAATAGTTATATTGAGAATGCTCGAACTGCTATTGAAACACAGGGATATAAATACAGCAATATAAATGGGCAGATATGGGAAAGTGGTGGAGAGGTGATTGCTACCAATGTTAAGTTTCTGAATAACCATATCTCTTTTTACGGCAGTAGTTTCAATCCCAATTTTGAATTTGTGAGTTGTATATTTGACCAAACAGTACCAACGACTAATTTATTCGCTCATGCAGTATTTTTTGGGATAAGCAAAGGAACTTTCAAAAGTTGTCGTTTTGCTAATCAAATCAGCAATCAATTTGACATAGAAGATAGAGGAATAGGGATTTTTGCTGTCCATACACAAGTTGAAGTGAGCGAACTAAATGACGGTGAACTTCCCAATGCCATCAATCAAAATTCTATATTTGAAAACCTTTACAAAGGCATAGATCACTATGGTTTTTTGACTACTACCTACTTAGATGTAAGTAATACTGATTTTTCCAATGTACTGAGAGGCATTACTATGAACAGTTCACAGAATGATAAAATTATTAACAATCGTTTTGATATGGGAACAAATATATTAGAACAATTACCCCGAGATGGAAGTGGCGAAATTACTCCCCCTATTCTTACTTATGGTGTTTATGCTTTTGATGCTCAATCTTATGAGATAGAGAAAAATAGCTTTGATTTGAAAGTACTAAATGATGGAACTCTTTTTCCTAGCGAAATTACTGACTACAAAAATAGTTTTTCGGCTTACGGAATCATAGGAAGAAACAGTACAATTCAAGGCGGATTTATATATGATAATAACTTTGAAGAGTTGGATTATGGGATTCAAACAGAGGAGGATAATCAGTCAATAGAAATCACCTGCAATGAACACAGTAATTTGAATAAACAAGCATGGTACATCAATCCTACAGGGGGGAATCCTCAAATTAACGATTTATTTGCCGATCAAGGCAGTGGCTGTGCGGGAGACTTCGCTGTAAACCCAGCGGGTAATATTTTCTACTCAAATTGCCCTTCTACCTCCAATTCCAGCAAGGACATAAAAGTAGGTGTGATAGAATTATCTGAACTTCAACTGATGAACGGAGGTTTTACCTATTGGCCCAACGGCGGCCCTAATACAATTGAATATCCTGATTGTTATTCTGGTGCAATAAAAGTTGAGGGTCAATGTGATCCAGGTAATAGAAATATATTCTGCCCAGAAGCAGATTTAACATTGAAAGTCAATGCTTGGATGAGTAGTTATACACCTATTGAAATCGCTAACCTAATAGAAACAGGCAATTACTCATCTGTAGAACAAACTCAACTTACTTTCTCGACTATTAGCCTTTATCAAAAGGCGAATCAAACTCAAAAAATAACAAATTTTGTCGATGCTTTATCGAGTGACCAAGCACTTGATTTTGCTATGAAGCACTATTTATCTATAGGAAACGGGATAATAGCACAAAATAAGCTAAATGAAATGGACATTCGCAGTTTATACGATAGTGACTACATCGATTTCTATCAATTATTGATTGATTTGAAAGGGAATAATCGCTACTACAATGAACTGACTCCTACAGAACAACAACTTGTTGAAAGTATTGCCAACTCCAACAGTTATGCAAGTGTACGGGCACAATCTTTATTGACAATATTGAACCTAACACCTTATGAAAGAACACCTTTGGTTGCAGTCAATCACAGTGAGAAGAAAGCAAATAGTGGATATAGTGAATTACAGGTATATCCCAACCCCTCACAAAATCAATTTGCTATTGATGTGAGAGAAGATAATGCCTATTTGTCTGTTTACAAAATGAATGGAATTATAGTGACATCTATGGTGCTAAACAAAGGAAAACATAATATTGCTTTGGATCTACCAATGGGTACTTATATTGTTTCTGTAAAAACAGATAGAATCCTTAAAAGCAGTAAAATAATAGTCGCTCATTAGAATATACTTTTCATACATAATGTAGGGGTAGTTCTAATTAACAACCCCTACATTTAAATTAAAAATATACAAATGGTTTTAATTAGAATCATACTAATATATTCTTTTCTTTTTTCCACTCTTAGTTTTGGTCAAATATATTTCAATAAGAATTTTGACTATCAAATGCAATCAGAATTAATAGCAAAAATAGCAGTAAATAATAAATCATATATAAATATAGGTTTAGTAAATTCTAATCAGGGAAATAGCATTCAGATTCTAATGATAGATGAGTATGGCATTACACAACAAATCAAATTACACAATGAAAATCAACAAAAATATAGCGATATAGATATGATAGCTTCTCAATACGACATTACTGTATTAATGGGAACTAAACGTTACAATTCTGATAGCACTCAACAACAATTAACTAAATTTAATCATGATGGAGATATTCTTTGGACTCATAAGTATGGAACATTTAATAAGAGAAGTGTACCCAAAAGGATTATCAATACATCAAATGGCGGATTTTTAATTGTGGGATACACCGATAATTTTCCAACTCTAAATGGACTAGGTTATGTAGTAAGGACAGATAGTATAGGTACTTTATTATGGGAACAAACTTATGGAGATTTAGATAGTCTAGAAGCCATATTTGATGCTATAGAAATGGAAGATAAAAATTATTTATTATTAGGGCTACAATCAGATGGAGACAATAATGCAGAATTTGG from Chitinophagales bacterium encodes:
- a CDS encoding T9SS type A sorting domain-containing protein; this translates as MPPPMCLVDRFSVLRFFVLLFFVFSGLGEVKGQNVINIYYPDEYLNESSEKLLDKPGAYSGEYQVFADLLSEHWGPILNGANGGNYRMLHTIEMVSYPFFPVTDGTNNRKLTTIPDEFYITSENNANIDDYSRWENTNWLSDYNVDFVWNRTRTGVNEIKKTIASIFFNGGQVSTNGVNDGRTILPHSAFKHTFHLLYCGTSNLETPIDSYSFIIDLTRGKMTEYPFSEQNYVQTNEGQHDVFIYPFIELSNSFEATDNPPFHTIDYFPVTDVVPYPIEGFDDCDEYVSFKFYPEIGEAINNPSTNPVDYLHPSPFSLIGFHIQGSAGAYPIGLKSTGFPSTYEEQHGIEHEYEINENLDLTLINPEEKIIYNPSMVRITATDLVFPSNYKFMTVRQNYATRTQTEAEASESTLCDMLNLEHLDLRDVPVPTDLQDYVSYEWTTGGTTTTIDAPSFYILEDNSKLTIESCVQIFDAVFIVKYGGELHYDATQTYGNFQIMAENGGTIFNELITGNKSCHDCRCMNEFNHDNGLEIGNGKIVDWTSGMHIQGQIVVRNGGKLTINDAHIEFADTDIVGTPTGITVEAGGTLEIYNSRLTSLLGRYCGNGTQMWDGIRLVGTGDGAKDFDATLIVENSYIENARTAIETQGYKYSNINGQIWESGGEVIATNVKFLNNHISFYGSSFNPNFEFVSCIFDQTVPTTNLFAHAVFFGISKGTFKSCRFANQISNQFDIEDRGIGIFAVHTQVEVSELNDGELPNAINQNSIFENLYKGIDHYGFLTTTYLDVSNTDFSNVLRGITMNSSQNDKIINNRFDMGTNILEQLPRDGSGEITPPILTYGVYAFDAQSYEIEKNSFDLKVLNDGTLFPSEITDYKNSFSAYGIIGRNSTIQGGFIYDNNFEELDYGIQTEEDNQSIEITCNEHSNLNKQAWYINPTGGNPQINDLFADQGSGCAGDFAVNPAGNIFYSNCPSTSNSSKDIKVGVIELSELQLMNGGFTYWPNGGPNTIEYPDCYSGAIKVEGQCDPGNRNIFCPEADLTLKVNAWMSSYTPIEIANLIETGNYSSVEQTQLTFSTISLYQKANQTQKITNFVDALSSDQALDFAMKHYLSIGNGIIAQNKLNEMDIRSLYDSDYIDFYQLLIDLKGNNRYYNELTPTEQQLVESIANSNSYASVRAQSLLTILNLTPYERTPLVAVNHSEKKANSGYSELQVYPNPSQNQFAIDVREDNAYLSVYKMNGIIVTSMVLNKGKHNIALDLPMGTYIVSVKTDRILKSSKIIVAH